The genomic region GGCTCGGCGGCGCCGCGAACGTCGCGCGCAACATCGTGACGCTCGGCGCGGCCGCGGGGCTGCTCTGCGTGGTCGGCACCGACGAGCCGGGCGAGCGTATCGTCGGGCTGCTCGGCGAGAGCGGCGTCGAGACCCATCTCGAACGCGACGCGCTGTTGCCCACCACCATCAAGCTGCGCGTGCTCGCGCAGCAGCAGCAACTGCTGCGCGTGGACTTCGAGGCGGCGCCGCAGCACGAGGTGCTGCTGGCCGGCCTGGCGCGCTTCGAGACGCTGCTGCCCTCGTATGGCGTCGTGCTGATGTCCGACTATGCCAAGGGCGGCCTTACCCACGTGACCACCATGATCGCGACTGCGCGCGCGGCCGGGTTGCCGGTGCTGGTCGATCCGAAGGGCGCCGACTGGGCGCGCTACCGCGGCGCCTCGCTGATCACGCCGAACCGCGCCGAACTGCGCGAGGTGATCGGCCAGTGGCGCTCCGAGGACGAATTGCGCGCGCGCGTGGCCGAGCTGCGCGCCGAGCTGGCGCTCGACGCGCTGCTGTTGACGCGTTCGGAGGAGGGCATGACGCTGTTTTCCGACGCGGGCGAACTCGATGTCGCGGCGCTCGCGCGCGAGGTGTTCGACGTGTCGGGCGCGGGCGATACCGTGATCGCGACCGTGGCCGCGATGCTCGGCGCCGGGGTGTCGCTCGACGAGGCGGTGATGCTCGCGAACCGCGCGGCCGGCATCGTGGTCGGCAAGCTCGGCACGGCCACCGTCGAATACGACGAACTGTTCCATTGAGCGGCGCCCGGGCGCGCCGCGCGACCCATTCATCCTTCTGACAGCAGGACGATCATGACTCTCATCGTCACCGGCGCGGCCGGCTTCATCGGCGCGAATCTCGTGAAGGCGCTCAACGAGCGAGGCGAGACCCGCATCATCGCGGTCGACAACCTGACCCGCGCGGACAAGTTCAAGAACCTCGTCGATTGCGAGATCGACGACTATCTCGACAAGACCGAGTTCGTCGAGCGCTTCGCGCGCGGCGATTTCGGCAAGGTGCGTGCCGTGTTCCACGAGGGCGCCTGTTCGGACACGATGGAAACCGACGGCCGCTACATGATGGACAACAACTTCCGCTACAGCCGCGCGGTGCTCGACACCTGTCTCGCGAACGGCACGCAGTTCCTCTACGCCTCGTCGGCGGCGATCTACGGCGGCTCGACGCGCTTTGTCGAGGATCGCGAGGTGGAAGCGCCGCTCAACGTCTACGGTTATTCGAAGTTCCTGTTCGACCAGGTGATCCGCCGCGTGCTGCCGCAGGCGCAAAGCCAGATCGCGGGCTTTCGCTACTTCAACGTCTACGGCCCGCGCGAGACGCACAAGGGCCGTATGGCGTCGGTGGCGTTCCACAACTTCAACCAGTTCCGCGCCGAGGGCAAGGTCAAGCTGTTCGGCGAGTACAACGGCTATGGCGCCGGCCAGCAGACGCGCGACTTCGTGTCGGTCGAGGATGTGGTGAAGGTCAACCTGTTCTTCTTCGACCATCCCGAAAAATCCGGCATCTTCAACCTCGGCACCGGCCGCGCCCAGCCCTTCAACGACATCGCGACCTCGGTCGTCAACACGCTGCGCGCGCTCGACGGCGAGCCGCCGCTCACGCTCGACGAGCAGGTCCGGCAGGGGCTCATCGAGTACGTGCCGTTTCCCGACGCGCTGCGCGGCAAATATCAGTGCTTTACACAGGCCGACTCGTCCAGGCTGCGCGCGGCCGGCTACGACGCGCCGTTCCTGACCGTTCAGGAGGGGGTCGATCGCTACGTGCGTTGGCTGTTCGGCCAGCTGTGAGCGTCCCGGCATCGTCCCTACACTGGGTCTCACGGTCGGCAGCCGCCGGCCGTTTTTCTTGATGGGAGATCCCGATGCTGAAGAAGATTCTGTTGGTGGCGATGTGGTTCGCGGGGCTTGCGCAGGCGTGGGCCGCCGTCGACGTCAATCAGGCGAACAGCGACGCGCTGCGTGGCATCAAGGGCATCGGCGTCGCGAAAGCGCAGGCGATCGTCGACGAGCGCAACGCGCACGGGCCGTACAAGGATGCCGCGGACCTGGCGCGGCGCGTCAAGGGCATCGGCCCGAAATCGGTCGGTCGGCTGGTGTCCGAGGGTCTCACGGTCGGTCCTGCCAAGGCTGCGGCGTCGCCCGCCGCGCGCGGCGCTGCCGCGCGGAACAAGGCCGCGCGCAAGTGACGCCGCCCGCGCGCGGCAGGCGCGCGGTGCGGCAGGCCTCGGCGTGACTCCTTCAGCCGTCCTGGTTCGACGGTTTTCCCGCAGCGTCGCCGCGGGTTTTTTGCGTGAGCGGCGGGCGGCGAACGGCCCGGACGCGGGCAGGGACATTCCCGGTGCCGATACGACCGATCCGGCGCTGGATTACAATCGACAGATTCATCGGCCTCGTATTCACTTATCGCCCATGGCTTACAAGACTATCGAAGACACGATCGGCAACACGCCGCTCGTGCAACTCGTGCGGATCCCCGACGACGAGATCCGGGCCCGCAACAACGTGATCCTCGCGAAGCTCGAAGGCAACAATCCCGCCGGCTCGGTCAAGGACCGCCCGGCGCTGTCGATGATCCGCAAGGCCGAGGAACGCGGGCGCATCAAGCCCGGCGACACGCTGATCGAGGCGACGAGCGGCAACACCGGCATCGCGCTGGCGATGGCGGCCGCGATCCGCGGCTACCGGATGGTGCTGATCATGCCCGAGGACCTGTCGGTCGAGCGCCGCCAGAGCATGGCCGCCTACGGCGCGGAAATCGTGCTGACGCCGACCAAGGGCGGCATGGAACTCGCGCGCGATCTCGCCGACCAGATGCAGCGCGAAGGCAAGGGCGTGATCCTCGACCAGTTCGCGAATCCGGACAATCCGCTCGCGCACTACGAGACGACCGGCCCGGAAATCTGGCGTGAAACCGAAGGCCGCATCACGCATTTCGTCTCGGCGATGGGGACCACGGGCACCATCATGGGCACCACGCAGTTCCTGAAGGAGCAGCGCCAGAGCATCGAGATCGTCGGTGCGCAGCCGGAGGAAGGCTCGCGCATTCCCGGCATCCGCAAGTGGCCCGAGGCCTACCTGCCGAAGATCTTCGATCGCAGCCGCATCGACCGCGTCGAGAACGTCAGCCAGGCCGCCTCCGAGGCGATGGCGCGCAAGCTCGCCGCGACCGAGGGCCTGTTCTGCGGCATCTCGACGGGCGGCGCCTGCGAGGTGGCGATGCGCATCGCGCGGCAGGTCGAGAACGCGACGATCGTGTTCATCGCCTGCGACCGCGGCGACCGCTATCTGTCGACGGGCGTGTTCCCCGCCTGAGTGCCGCAAGCGGCTCGCTGCCGTCTTCGCCCAAGAAAAAAGCGCCACGAGGGCGCTTTTTTCATGGGTCCGGCGAGGTGCCTGGGCCTCACTGCGTGGCGAGCATCTTTTGCTTCACGCGCTCGCCGAGCTGATAGACGGCCAGCGCGTAGAAGAAGCTGCGGTTGTAGCGTGTCAGCACATAGAAGTTCTTCAGGCCGAGCTTGTACTCGGTCGCGCGCCCCGGGCTAGGCAGATCGACGACCGTGACCAGCGTGCCGGCCTCGGCGGCCGGGTCCACCGACGGCTCGTCGAGCACCAGGCCGGCCTGGGTGAGCTGCGACAGCTTGAGGTGCGGCTCGGGCTTGCCGTCGGCCGCGGCCTGCGCGACACCCTGGCTGCCCGCGTCCGGCGCGATCTGCCATACCACCGGGCGGCCCGGCTCCCAGCCGTGCTGCTTCAGATAGTTCGCGACGCTGCCGATCGCGTCGGCGGTGCTCGCGCGCAGGTCGATGTGGCCGTTGCCCTCGTAGTCGACCGCGTAGCTGCGAATGCTGCTCGGCAGGAACTGCGGAATGCCGATCGCACCGGTGTACGAACCGAGCACGCTGGTCGGATCGAGCTGGCTGTCGCGCGTCCAGACCAGGAAATCCTCGAGGTTCTTGCGGAAGGTGGCCTGCCGGTCGTCGCGGTTCGGCGTGTCGGGATAGTCGAACGCGAGCGTCGTCAGCGCGTCGAGCGTCGGGAAGTTGCCCATGTAGCGGCCGTAGATCGTCTCGACGCCGATGATGCCGACGATCACCTCGGGCGGCACGCCGAACTCGGCCGACGCGCGCTGCAGCGTCGCCTGGTTCGCGCGCCAGAACTTCACGCCCGCGTTGATGCGGATCGCATCGAGAAAGCGCGCCTGATAGGCGCGCCAGTTCTTGACCGACGGCGACCGGGCGGGGCGCACCAGCCGCACTGCCGTCGCCGAATAGTTCGCACTCGCGAACAAGGCATGCAGCTTCGCCGGATCGAAGCCGTCGCGCGCGGCCACTTCGTCGATGAACGCGTCGATCTTCGGATTGTTCGCGTATTGCTGCGGCACGATCTGCTCTTCGGAGGCCGAGAGCCCGGCGGCCGGCACCAGTTGGGGCGCGGTGGCCGCGGCCGGCGCGGCGGCGGGGGCGGAGGCAGGGGCCGGCGCGGAAGCGGAGGCAGGGGCGTCAGGCACGGCAGCGGGCGCGACCGGCGCAGTGGGCGTTGCCGGCGCTGCGGCCTGCGGCTCGGTCGGCGTCTGCGCGCATGCGGCCAGCGTCGCGACCACGGCCGCGAGCGAGAGCGACGCGAGCGGCAAACGTGAGCGGAAACGAAGCGGATGGAAGACGGCGGACGATCGGAAAGTCATGGGTACCGGAGGGTGGACGACGCGGTGGAAGTCGGTCCAGTATAACCGAGGGCTCTAAGGCGACGGATCGACGCAGGCCGTTGTGGTAAGTTAGCGGCGAATTCGCGCGCGACGAACGCGGCGTCATCATTGGAGGAGACCTGCGGCGCCGGCTGGGCGTGTGCCGCGGAACAGGCCATGGCAACCGCTCTTTACACGCATCCCGACTGTCTGCTGCACGAGATGGGCGAGTGGCACCCCGAATGCCCGTCACGGCTCTCGGCAATCCAGGACCAGTTGATCGCGAGCCGGATCGACGATCTGCTCGAGCACGAGAGCGCGCCGTTCGCGAGCGAAGCCGCGCTCGCGCGTGTCCATACGCGCGCGCACATCGACTATCTGAAGTCGAACATACCGGCCGAGGGCTACTTCGAGCTCGATCCCGACACGCGCATGAATCCGCATACCTGGCGCGCGGCCCTGCGTGCGGCGGGGGCGGCCATCGCGGCGACCGACGCGGTGATCGAAGGGCGCTACGACAACGCGTTCTGCAGCGTGCGTCCGCCCGGCCATCATGCCGAGCCCGCGCGCGCGATGGGCTTCTGCTTCTTTAACAACGTCGCGGTCGCCGCGCGTCATGCGCTCGACGTCCATGGGCTCGAGCGCGTCGCCGTGATCGACTTCGACGTGCATCACGGCAACGGCACCGAGGCGGCGTTCTCGAACGATCCGCGCGTGCTGATGTGCAGTTTCTTCCAGCACCCGCTGTTTCCGTTCTCGGGCACCGATCATCCGGCGCCGAACATGCTCAACGTGCCGGTGCCGGCGCGTACCCAGGGCATGGCGGTGCGCGAGATCGTCGATCTGCTCTGGCTGCCCAGGCTCGAGGCGTTCCGGCCGCAGATGCTGTTCGTGTCGGCCGGGTTCGATGCGCACCGCGAGGACGAACTCGGCCGCATGGGGCTCGTCGAGGCCGACTACGAATGGCTGACCGGGCAGATCTGCCAGGTCGCGCGCCGCCATGCGCGGGGCCGCATCGTCAGTTGCCTCGAGGGCGGCTACCACCTGTCCGCGCTCGGCCGCAGCGTGGTGGCGCATCTGCGCGTGCTGGCGGGCGTTTGACGCGCGCGGCGGCCTCGCGCCATCCTTCCTGCGCCGCGGGTGGCGCCTGCCTCAGGTGGGAACGGGACGGTCAGGTGCGGGCGCGAATCCAGTCGATCAGCGCGCCGGTCACACGCTCGCGTTCGAGATCGTTGAGCGTCTCGTGATAATTGCCGTCGTAGAGCGTGAGCGTCAGGTCGGCCGGCCCCGCCTGCGCGGCGAACTCGCGGCTGCCGTCGGGCTCGGTCAGCTGGTCCGCGGTGCCGTGCCAGACCAGCGTGGGCAGCGTCAGCGCCGCGCGGCCGTGGGCGATGCGTGCCATCGCGGCCAGCAATTCGGCGCCGGTGCGCGCCGGCACCGCACCGTGATGGACCAGCGGGTCCGCGCGGTTCGCGGCCACCACAGCCGGATCGCGCGAGAGCAAGGCCGCATCGATCTTCAGCGCCGGGAAGCGCGGCCAGACGCGGCTCATCACATGGCTTGCCGCGAGCATCCAGCGCGGCACGTCGCGGCCGGGCGCGAGCGCCGGGCTCGACAGCAGCAACCCGGCCACGCGCGGCGCGCGCTCGATCGCATGCAGCGCCGCGATCGCGCCGCCCATGCTGTGCCCCATCAGAAACAACGGCACGCCGTCGCGCGCGGCGAACCCGATCAGCGCGTCGGCATCGTCGAGATAGCGGTCGAAGCGCTCGACCCAGGCTCGCGAGCCCGGCGAGCGGCCGTGGCCGCGCAGATCGACGGCGACCAGCTCGATGCCGGCGGCCGCGAGCCGGGCTGCCAGCGCGTCGTAGCGCCCCGCGTGCTCGGCGAGTCCGTGCAGCAGCGCGATGGTCGCGCGCGGCGGGGTAGCGACGGGCCAGCGGCACGCGGCCAGCTCGACGCCGTCGGCGCTGCGCACCCGCGTCCAGGCCGCACCGTCGGGGCCGCCCGGATCTCGGGCCTGGGGGGCGGTGGCATGCATCGGCAAGGTCTCCGGCGGGTTCCAGGATGCCGTCGATCATAGTCGCGCGGCCGGCGCGCCGCGCGGGTCCGATCCTCTAATTTCTCCAGGTTATGAAAGAAACCGAATCGATTATTAAGTGAAATGAGGTGCTTGCGCTAAAATGCGCGGCCATTCCCGGATATGACGGCGGCCGCCGGCGGGCCCGATACGGTCGGCACCGCAGCTTCCGCCGTTTTGTTGACATGATCGAAATTCGCAAGCTGTCGCAGCGTTTCCCTGGCCCGCGTGGCTGGATCGAGGCACTGCATGACGTCAACCTGACGATTCCGCGCGGCGAGGTGTTCGGCATCATCGGCCGCAGCGGCGCGGGCAAGAGCACGCTGATCCGCGCCGTCAACCTGCTGACGCGCCCGAGCGAGGGCAAGGTGGTGGTGGACGGCCGCGACCTGACGCTGCTGTCGGCCGCCGAGCTGCGCGCCGCGCGCCGCGACATCGGCATGATCTTCCAGCACTTCAACCTGCTGTCGTCGCGCACCGTCTACGAAAACGTCGCACTGCCGCTGGAACTGGCCGGCGTCAAGCGCGCCGGGATCGACGCGGCGGTGCTGCCGCTGCTCGAGCTGGTCGGCCTCGCCGCGCAGAAAGACCGCTATCCCGCGCAGATCAGCGGCGGCCAGAAGCAGCGCGTGGGCATCGCACGTGCGCTCGCGAGCAAGCCGAAGGTGCTGCTGTCGGACGAGGCCACCTCGGCGCTCGATCCCGAGACCACGCGCGCGATCCTGGAGCTGCTGCGCCGGATCAATCGCGAGCTCGGGCTCACGATCGTGCTGATCACGCATCAGATGGAAGTGATCAAGCAGGTCTGCGACCGCGTGGCCGTGCTCGACGCGGGCCGCGTGGTGGAAACCGGCCCGGTCATCGACGTGTTCCTGCAGCCGCGCCACGAGGTGACGCGCGCGCTGCTCGGCGACGTGATCGCGCAGGAACTGCCGCCGGCGCTGAAGGCGCGCGTGGCCGACAAGCTCAAGAGCGGGCGCAGCCACCTGCTGCGCCTGGCGTTCACCGGCAGCGGCGTCGATCAGCCGATCCTCTCGGAGACGATCCGCCGCTACGAACTCGATTTCAACATCCTGCACGGCCAGATCGACGAGATCCAGGGGCAGGCGTTCGGCTCGCTCGCGGTGCTCGCGGGCGGCGAACCCGGCAAGGTCGGGCAGGCGCTCGCGTATCTGCGCGAGCAGGGCGTGGTGGTCGAGGAGTTGTCGCATGTTGAGTGAAATGCTGGATATGTTCGTGCAGTCGTTCTGGGAAACGCTGATCATGGTCGGCATCTCGGGCGTGGTCGGCGCGCTGGTCGGGCTGCCGCTCGGCGTGCTGCTCTATCTGACCGACCGCCAGGGCGTGCTGCAGAACCTCGCCGTCAATCGCGCGCTGGGCGGCCTCGTCAATGCCGTGCGCTCGACGCCGTTCATCATCCTGCTGGTGGCGGTGATCCCGTTCACGCGGCTGGTGGTCGGCTCGTCGATCGGCACCGCGGCGGCGGTGGTGCCGCTCACGATCGCCTCGGCGCCGTTCATCGCGCGGCTGGTCGAGACCGCGCTGCGCGAGGTCGATCGCGGCTTGATCGAGGCGGCGCTCGCGATGGGCGCGACCACGCGCCAGATCGTGTTCAAGGTGCTGTTGCCCGAGGCATGGCCCGGCATCGTCGCCGGCCTGACCATCACCTTCGTGTCGCTGGTCGGCTATTCGGCGATGGCCGGCGCGATCGGCGGCGGCGGGCTCGGCGATCTCGGCATCCGCTATGGCTACCAGCGCTACGAGCCGGAAGTGATGTGGACGGTGGTGGTGATCCTGATCGTGTTCGTGCAGATCGTGCAGTCGTTCGGCGACTGGCTGGTGCGGCGGCTCAGTCACCGCTGAGCCCCGTTTCCCCCTCTTCGTTTCCGGAGCCCGACCCAGATGCAGCGACGTACCGTGTTCGCCAGCCTCGTGCTGGCCGGATGGCTTGCCGGGTTCGGCGCCGCGCGGGCGGCGGCCGAGACGATCCGCGTCGGCGTGACGGCGGGCCCGCATGCGCAGGTGATGGAAGTCGTGAAGCGCGTGGCGGCCGGACAGGGCCTCGAGATCCGCATCGTCGAGTTCTCCGACTATGTGCAGCCGGACGCGGCGCTCGCGAGCGGCGAGCTCGACGCGAACAGCTACCAGCATGCGCCGTATCTGGCCGCGCAGGTCCGCGACCGCGGCTACCGGATCGTCGCCGTGGCGAACACGGTCACGTTCCCAATGGGTGTCTATTCGAAGCGCGTGACCTCGCTCGCTGCCCTGCCCAAGGGCGCGCGCATCGCGATCCCGAACGATCCGACCAACGGCGGCCGGGCCCTGCTGCTGTTGCAGAAGCAGGGCGTGATCCGCCTGCGCGCCGGCGCCGGACCGAGTGCCACGCGCTTCGACGTGGTCGGCAATCCGTTGGGCGTGAAGCTGGTCGAACTCGATGCCGCCCAGATCCCGCGTTCGCTCGCGGACGTCGACGCGGCCGCGATCAACACCAACTTCGCGATGGAGGCGGGCCTGCAGCCGAAGCGGGACGCGATCGCGATCGAGGACGCGAACGGCCCCTACGTGAACGTGCTGGCGGTGCGCGCCGCGGATCGCGACAAGCCGTGGGTCGCAAAGCTGGTGGCGGCCTACCATTCCTCGCAGGTCAAGCAGTATCTCGAAGCCAAATTCGGCGGCGCGGTGATAGCGTCTTGGTGAGCGCCGCGGGCGCGAGCATCGGGCGTGCCGGCGATTAGAGGCGAAGGTCGAGAGCCCGGGCTTGGCGTCCGGGTTTTTTCTCTCTTAAAATAGAACGACCGTTCGCTATTGCCGGCGTGTCGCCGAATGACGTTATCCTCGACGGTCGAGGGTCGCATGGCCTGTATCGCCGCCCCTGGCGGGTGACGCTATAGAATGGCCGTCGGTCGTATTCGTAACTTTGGAGCGTGTGCATGAAAATCCTGGTGCCGGTAAAAAGAGTGGTCGACTACAACGTGAAGGTGCGTGTGAAGTCGGACGGAACGGGCGTCGATATCGCGAACGTGAAGATGTCGATGAATCCGTTCGACGAGATCGCCGTGGAAGAGGCGGTGCGCCTGAAGGAAGCGGGCACCGCGACGGAAGTGGTGGCCGTCTCGATCGGCGTGGCGCAGGCGCAGGAAACGCTGCGCACGGCGCTGGCGATCGGCGCCGACCGTGCGATCCTGGTGGAAGCCGGTGACGGCGTCGAGCCGCTGGCGGTCGCGAAGATCCTCAAGGCGCTGGTCGACAAGGAACAGCCCCAGCTGGTGATCCTGGGCAAGCAGGCGATCGACGACGATTCCAACCAGACGGGCCAGATGCTGGCCGCGCTGGCTGGCCTGCCGCAGGCGACGTTCGCCTCGAAGGTCACGATCGCCGACGGCAAGGCCACCGTCGCACGCGAAGTGGACGGCGGCGCGGAAACGCTGGCGCTGACGCTGCCGGCGGTGGTGACCACCGACCTGCGCCTGAACGAGCCGCGCTACGTGACGCTGCCGAACATCATGAAGGCGAAGAAGAAACCCCTCGAGAACGTCAAGCCGGAAGACCTCGGCGTCGATGTCGCGCCGCGCCTGAAGACGCTGAAGGTGGCCGAGCCGCCCAAGCGTGCCGCGGGTGTGAAGGTGGCCGACGTGAAGACGCTGGTCGAGAAGCTGAAGACCGAAGCGAAAGTGCTGTAAAGGGGAGACGAGAAGATGACGATCCTGATCATTGCCGAACACGACAACGCCTCGATCAAGGCGGCGACGCTGAACACCGTGGCCGCCGCGCAGAAGATCGGCGGCGACATCCATGTGCTGGTGGCAGGGCACGAGGCGCAGGGCGCGGCCGACGCGGCGGCGAAGATCGCCGGCGTGGCGAAGGTGCTGCTGGCCGATGCGCCGCAACTGGCCGCCGGTCTTGCGGAAAACGTCGAGGCCACCGTGCTGAACATCGCCAAGGACTATACGCACATCCTCGCGCCGGCCACCGCCTACGGCAAGAACGTCGCGCCGCGCATCGCCGCCAAGCTCGACGTCGCGCAGATCTCCGACATCACGGCGGTCGACAGCGCCGATACGTTCGAGCGCCCGATCTACGCCGGCAACGCGATCGCGACCGTGCAGTCGAGCGATCCGATCAAGGTGATCACGGTGCGCGCGACCGGCTTCGATCCGGTGGCGGCCGAAGGCGGCAGCGCGGCGGTCGAGAAGATCGAGGCGGCCGCCGACAGCGGCAAGTCGCAGTTCGTGAGCCGCGAGGTCACGAAGCTCGACCGCCCGGAATTGACGAGCGCGGCCATCATCGTGTCGGGCGGCCGCGGCCTCGGCAGCGGCGAGAACTACACGAAGGTGCTGGAGCCGCTCGCCGACAAGCTGCAGGCCGCGCTGGGCGCCTCGCGCGCGGCGGTGGACGCCGGCTACGTGCCGAACGACTTCCAGGTCGGCCAGACCGGCAAGATCGTGGCGCCGCAGCTCTACGTCGCGGTCGGCATCTCGGGTGCGATCCAGCATCTGGCCGGCATGAAGGACTCGAAAGTGATCGTCGCCATCAACAAGGACGAGGAGGCGCCGATCTTCAGCGTGGCCGACTACGGCATCGTCGGCGACCTGTTCACGGTCGTGCCGGAACTGGTGGCGGCGCTCGGCTGAGCCGGGGCGCGGCCAACCCGCGTATCGATTGCCGGTGCGGCTGACCGCACGGACCAAGGGGCGCGGCGAGCGCCCCTTTTTTTACCCATAGGCAGACAGAGGAGAGGAGCACCATGAGCTACATCGCGCCCGTCAAGGACATGCTGTTCGTGATGAAGGAGCTGGCCGGCATCGACGACGTCGCGAAGCTGCCGGGCTTCGAGGACGCCGGCTTCGACACCGCGCAGGCCGTGCTCGACGAGTCCGCGAAGTTCTGCGGCGAGGTGCTCGCGCCGCTCAACGTCGAGGGCGACCGGCAGCCGAGCGCGTGGCGCGACGGCGAGGTGGCGGCGACCGCCGGCTTCGGCGAGGCATTCCGGCAGTTCGCCGCGGGTGGCTGGCAGGGACTCCAGCATCCGGCCGAATACGACGGCCAGGGGCTGCCGAAGCTGATCGCCACGGCCTGTATCGAAATGCTGAACGCCGCCAACCTGTCGTTCGCGCTCTGTCCGCTGCTGACCGACGGCGCGATCGAGGCGCTGCTGACGGCCGGCAGCGACGCGCAGAAGGCACGCTACGTGCCGAAGCTGGTATCGGGCGAATGGACCGGCACGATGAACCTGACCGAGCCGCAGGCCGGCTCCGATCTCGCGCTGGTGCGCGCGCGCGCGGAACCGCAGGGCGACGGCTCGTACAAGGTGTTCGGCACCAAGATCTTCATCACCTGGGGCGAGCACGACATGGCGGACAACATCGTCCACCTCGTGCTGGCGCGCACGCCGGGCGCACCCGAAGGCGTGAAGGGCATTTCGCTGTTCATCGTGCCGAAGTTCCTGGTGAACGAGGACGGCAGCCTGGGCGCGCGCAACGACGTGCATTGCGTATCGATCGAGCACAAGCTCGGCATCAAGGCGAGCCCGACCGCGGTGCTGCAATACGGCGACCACGGCGGCGCGATCGGCCATCTGGTCGGCGAGGAGCACCGCGGCCTCGAATACATGTTCATCATGATGAACGCCGCGCGCTTCGGCGTGGGCATGCAGGGCATCGGCGTGGCGGAGCGCGCCTACCAGAAGGCCGCCGCGTTCGCGAAGGAGCGCGTGCAGAGCCGGCCGGTGGACGGCTCGGCGAAACAGTCGGTCACGATCATCCATCATCCGGACGTGCGGCGCATGCTTGGCACGATGCGCGCGCTGACCGAGGGCGCCCGCGCGCTGGCCTATGTCGCCGCCGCGCACAGCGACCACGCGCATGCGCATCCCGACGAGGCCGAACGCAAGCGCCACCAGGCGATCTACGAGTACCTGGTGCCGGTCGTGAAGGGATGGAGCACCGAGATGGTCAACGAGGTCGCCAGCCTCGGCGTGCAGATCCACGGCGGCATGGGCTTCATCGAGGAGACGGGCGCCGCGCAGTATTACCGCGACGCGCGGATTCTCGCCATCTACGAGGGCACCACGGCGATCCAGGCCAACGACCTGGTCGGCCGTAAGACCGTGCGCGACGGCGGTGCGGTGGCGAAGGCGCTGGCCGCCGCGATCGGCGAGACCGTCGAGGCGCTCGGCGCGCACGACTCGCCGGCCTGTGCCGCGATGCGCCGGCACCTGTCGGAGGGCCTGAAGTCGTTCGAGGCGGTAATCGAGTTCGTCGTCGCGAACACCAAGGGCGATCCCAACGCCGTGTTCCTCGGCAGCGTGCCGTACCTGAAGCTGGCCGGCATCGTGCTGGGCGGCTGGCAGATGGCGCGCGCGCTGCTGGCCGCCGTGCGTCTGCGCGAGCACGATACGGCGTTTTACGACGCGAAGATCGCGATCGCGCAGTTCTATGCGCAGCACGTGCTGGTGCAGGCGCCGGGGATTGCCGCGTCGATCGTCACGGCGAGCGGCACCGACAGCGTGCTCGCGCTGACCGAAGACCAGTTCTGACGCCGCGCCAGGCATTGGCCCGTGCCCTGAGGCACAGGTGAAAAGGGCACCCGCGAGGGTGCCCTTCGTCGTTTGGCGCGCGCCGGCGGAGGCGCCGTGCTTACGCGTAGGCGGGGCGCGGGGTGCCCGCCGTCTCGCCGAGATAACGGTGCACCGAGAGGTCGTCGGCCTGGATGGCCGGCTTCCTGCCCGACATCAGGTCGGCCAGCAACTGGCCCGAGCCGCACGACATGGTCCAGCCGAGCGTGCCGTGGCCGGTGTTGAGATAGAGGTTCGGAATCGGCGTGCGGCCCACGATCGGCGTGCCGTCCGGCGTCATCGGGCGCAGGCCGGTCCAGAACGTCGCCTTCGAGGTATCGCCGCCGCCCGGGAACAGGTCGTTGACGCACATTTCGAGCGTCTCGCGGCGCGCCGGGTTGAGGCGCTTGTCGAAGCCGGCGATCTCGGCCATTCCGCCCA from Burkholderia glumae LMG 2196 = ATCC 33617 harbors:
- a CDS encoding acyl-CoA dehydrogenase, giving the protein MSYIAPVKDMLFVMKELAGIDDVAKLPGFEDAGFDTAQAVLDESAKFCGEVLAPLNVEGDRQPSAWRDGEVAATAGFGEAFRQFAAGGWQGLQHPAEYDGQGLPKLIATACIEMLNAANLSFALCPLLTDGAIEALLTAGSDAQKARYVPKLVSGEWTGTMNLTEPQAGSDLALVRARAEPQGDGSYKVFGTKIFITWGEHDMADNIVHLVLARTPGAPEGVKGISLFIVPKFLVNEDGSLGARNDVHCVSIEHKLGIKASPTAVLQYGDHGGAIGHLVGEEHRGLEYMFIMMNAARFGVGMQGIGVAERAYQKAAAFAKERVQSRPVDGSAKQSVTIIHHPDVRRMLGTMRALTEGARALAYVAAAHSDHAHAHPDEAERKRHQAIYEYLVPVVKGWSTEMVNEVASLGVQIHGGMGFIEETGAAQYYRDARILAIYEGTTAIQANDLVGRKTVRDGGAVAKALAAAIGETVEALGAHDSPACAAMRRHLSEGLKSFEAVIEFVVANTKGDPNAVFLGSVPYLKLAGIVLGGWQMARALLAAVRLREHDTAFYDAKIAIAQFYAQHVLVQAPGIAASIVTASGTDSVLALTEDQF